One window of the Salminus brasiliensis chromosome 1, fSalBra1.hap2, whole genome shotgun sequence genome contains the following:
- the tfap2d gene encoding LOW QUALITY PROTEIN: transcription factor AP-2-delta (The sequence of the model RefSeq protein was modified relative to this genomic sequence to represent the inferred CDS: deleted 1 base in 1 codon) has product MRLLSLLSSHSSVLMLNFQNFDITKGPTTSAGEIPSKYITGARQRALCSGERAQHRLRRATFRFLHALFFSGEIFSLSRSLFSLSSLSFPPILLRLLLDLFGQREETGVCVCVFFVYWIARMSATFPGLVHDAEIRHDGSNSYRLMQLGCLESVANSSVAYSSSSPLTYPATGPEFASPYFPANHQYTPLHHQSFHYDFQHGHPAVNPDAYSLNSLHHSQQYYQQLHHHGEPADFINLHHGARALKSSCLDEQQRRELGCLDAYRRHDLSLVSHGSQYGVHPEQRLLPGAGLGLPPPGADDLQGSVDAQCGLMLNGQGGVIRRGGTCVVNPTDLFCSVPGRLSLLSSTSKYKVTIAEVKRRLSPPECLNASLLGGILRRAKSKNGGRCLREKLDRLGLNLPAGRRKAANVTLLTSLVEGEALHLARDFGYTCETEFPTKAVGEHLARQHTEPKEQNARKKMVLATKQICKEFQDLLSQDRSPLGSSRPTPILDLDIQRHLTHFSLITHGFGTPAICAALSTFQTILSEMLNYLEKHSANKSTGTPDGSQINSEKSALRKTAETPTKDGKMEKTE; this is encoded by the exons ATGAGGCTCCTCTCTCTATTGTCCTCCCATTCCTCAGTGCTGATGCTTAATTTTCAAAACTTCGATATTACCAAGGGACCTACGACATCAGCCGGAGAAATACCCAGCAAGTACATAACCGGAGCCAGGCAGCGCGCGCTCTGCAGTGGGGAACGCGCTCAGCACCGACTCCGCCGGGCCACTTTTCGTTTTTTACACGCATTATTTTTTTCGGGGGagattttttctctctctcgctctctcttttctctctct tctctctcttttccccccaTTCTTTTGCGTTTACTGTTGGATTTATTTGGACAGCGCGAGGAAaccggggtgtgtgtgtgtgtattttttgtatATTGGATCGCGAGAATGTCAGCCACCTTTCCGGGACTGGTTCACGACGCGGAG ATACGTCACGACGGATCAAACAGCTACCGCCTGATGCAGCTCGGCTGCCTTGAATCCGTGGCTAACTCGTCGGTCGCCTACTCCTCGTCGTCCCCGCTCACCTACCCGGCCACCGGGCCAGAGTTCGCCTCGCCCTACTTCCCCGCAAACCATCAGTACACGCCCCTGCACCACCAGTCCTTCCACTACGACTTCCAGCACGGCCACCCGGCCGTCAATCCGGACGCCTACTCGCTTAACTCGCTGCACCACTCGCAGCAGTACTACCAACAGCTGCACCACCACGGCGAGCCGGCAGACTTCATCAACCTGCACCACGGCGCGCGCGCGCTCAAGTCCTCGTGCCTGGACGAGCAGCAGCGGCGCGAGCTCGGCTGCCTCGACGCCTACAGGCGCCACGACCTGTCGCTGGTCAGCCACGGCTCGCAGTACGGCGTCCATCCCGAGCAGAGGCTGCTGCCCGGGGCGGGGCTGGGGCTGCCCCCGCCTGGGGCCGATGACCTGCAG ggctcAGTGGACGCGCAATGTGGGCTCATGTTGAATGGCCAAGGCGGAGTGATCCGGAGAG GTGGTACGTGTGTAGTGAACCCTACAGATCTGTTCTGCTCTGTGCCGGGCcgcctctctctcctcagctCTACCTCCAAATATAAAGTCACCATCGCTGAAGTCAAACGCCGCCTCTCTCCTCCAGAATGTCTAAACGCCTCGCTGCTGGGGGGCATCTTAAGGAG agcAAAGTCTAAGAATGGCGGACGGTGCCTTAGAGAGAAGCTGGACAGGTTGGGACTCAATCTCCCTGCAGGCCGCAGAAAAGCTGCTAACGTCACCTTGCTCACCTCTTTAGTGGAAG GTGAGGCGCTGCACCTGGCCCGGGACTTTGGCTACACCTGTGAGACGGAGTTCCCCACTAAAGCAGTGGGAGAACACCTGGCGCGACAGCACACAGAACCCAAGGAACAGAATGCCCGCAAGAAAATGGTGCTGGCCACCAA GCAGATCTGTAAAGAGTTCCAGGATTTGTTAAGTCAGGATCGTTCCCCACTGGGTTCCTCAAGGCCAACGCCAATACTGGACTTAGACATTCAGAGACATCTAACACATTTCAG tcttaTCACACATGGTTTCGGCACGCCAGCGATCTGTGCGGCTCTCAGCACCTTTCAGACAATTCTGAGTGAAATGCTAAACTATCTGGAGAAACattcagccaataaaagcacaGGAACACCTGACGGCAGCCAGATCAACTCTGAAAAATCGGCACTCCGCAAAACTGCCGAAACACCAACAAAAgatggaaaaatggagaaaacagAATGA